In Ahaetulla prasina isolate Xishuangbanna chromosome 6, ASM2864084v1, whole genome shotgun sequence, a single window of DNA contains:
- the LOC131200807 gene encoding lysosomal acid lipase/cholesteryl ester hydrolase-like, translated as MGLHTYTCLPTARPSGAAHMCSLTCHFHSPVLKRPQSEPKPVVLLVHGLLFEGRCWIVNLPSNSLGFFLSDAGYDVWIINIRGTTWSRSHQKFSIDDPEFWEFSFHEMAVYDIPATIAFILQKTKQHRLYYFGHGQGGTLGFIAFSLLPHLAQKVKLFLCFTPAYTLRGITGLPKVLGKIPNGLRKLIWGKKEYYLLSNSLKAFLAYGCSHAIFDKLCLQGIFSMGGCNAKNLNRSRADVYIGIFPDFTSVKTLSHWGQVIYSKEFKYFDHGKKNKAIYNRTKPPFYKIEDVTIPVAVWSGGKDIVATKKDIELLISRITHLVFYKNIPDWQHMDPILGLDIPQQLYNDIHKLMQKY; from the exons ATGGGGCTTCATACATACACGTGCTTGCCCACCGCTCGTCCAAGTGGAGCTGCACATATGTGCTCACTCACCTGCCACTTCCACAGTCCAGTTCTGAAAAGGCCACAATCAG AGCCTAAGCCAGTTGTTTTATTAGTACATGGTTTGCTGTTTGAAGGAAGATGTTGGATTGTAAATCTTCCCAGCAACAGTCTGGGGTTTTTTCTATCAGATGCTGGCTATGATGTCTGGATAATAAATATCAGAGGGACCACGTGGTCTAGAAGCCACCAGAAATTTTCAATTGAtgatccagaattctgggaattcag TTTTCATGAAATGGCTGTATATGATATCCCAGCAACTATAGCATTCATTCTGCAGAAAACAAAGCAACATAGATTATATTACTTTGGCCATGGCCAGGGAGGAACACTAG GATTTATTGCCTTTTCACTCCTGCCTCACCTAGCACAAAAAGTGAAACTCTTTCTGTGTTTTACTCCTGCTTATACATTAAGGGGTATTACAGGACTTCCCAAAGTACTGGGGAAAATTCCTAATGGACTAAGAAAA CTAATATGGGGCAAGAAGGAATATTATCTTTTAAGTAACAGCTTAAAAGCCTTCCTGGCCTATGGATGTAGCCATGCCATCTTTGATAAGCTTTGCCTTCAAGGTATTTTCTCTATGGGAGGATGTAATGCAAAAAACCTAAATAGA AGTCGAGCAGATGTTTATATTGGAATTTTTCCTGATTTCACATCTGTTAAAACATTATCTCATTGGGGACAG GTTATTTATTCCAAggaatttaaatattttgatcATGGGAAAAAGAACAAAGCCATATATAACAGA ACAAAACCTCCGTTTTATAAAATTGAAGATGTTACAATACCAGTAGCTGTGTGGAGTGGAGGAAAGGATATTGTTGCAACAAAAAAAGATATCGAATTACTGATTTCTCGAATCACTCATTTGGTTTTCTATAAGAATATTCCTGACTGGCAACATATGGATCCTATCTTGGGCCTAGATATTCCACAACAACTATATAATGATATACATAAGCTAATGCAGAAGTACTAG